In a single window of the Leopardus geoffroyi isolate Oge1 chromosome D2, O.geoffroyi_Oge1_pat1.0, whole genome shotgun sequence genome:
- the FAM241B gene encoding protein FAM241B, with the protein MVRILANGEIVQDDDPRVRNTIPSRSSTPRQSFLNRGHGAPLGGSGPRQQQAGARLGAAQSPFNDLNRQLVNMGFPQWHLGNHAVEPVTSILLLFLLMMLGVRGLLLVGLVYLVSHLSQR; encoded by the exons ATGGTGCGGATCTTGGCTAATGGGGAAATCGTGCAGGACGACGACCCTCGCGTCAGGAACACTATCCCTTCGCGCAGCAGCACCCCTCGACAG AGCTTTCTCAACAGGGGCCATGGTGCCCCCCTGGGGGGTTCCGGCCCTCGCCAGCAGCAGGCGGGTGCTAGGCTGGGCGCTGCTCAGTCCCCGTTCAATGACCTCAACCGGCAGCTGGTGAACATGGGCTTCCCCCAGTGGCATCTCGGCAACCATGCTGTGGAGCCGGTGACCTCCATCCTGCTTCTCTTCCTGCTCATGATGCTTGGCGTGCGTGGACTCCTGCTCGTGGGCCTCGTCTACCTGGTGTCCCACCTGAGTCAGCGGTGA